DNA sequence from the Plodia interpunctella isolate USDA-ARS_2022_Savannah chromosome 19, ilPloInte3.2, whole genome shotgun sequence genome:
AACTGCGCGGGCCACTCAGAAACACATCAAATATACAACTTTAACAAAGATCAGTCGTGTGACATTGATGGTTTCATGAAATGTGTGAAtgtatgaattatatttttaatttcttacgCCGGCTATTCACTATCGGCATAATCattatcatatcgagtgtgttcttgttaacactggtgctaggttttatttaagtcgcctaatgacatctgacatgacttttacgactacttacctccatctagtggcaggtagtcgcatacacactagggaactaaactgtcaaccagtgtgcaggtttcctcacgatgttttcctaataattaattattaataataataataatttgtcatTGTAGTCCCACTACTACAatgacaaattattataattatacctaGTTAGCTTATGtgtagtttatttatgtttatttttaaaaacactcatgttttttttacttaaaatagatttatttcacattttcgTGATAATATAGATAGTTTCCTGCGCTTTGTTCCCCAAACTTGTTTTTGGCTAAATACTCCCTGAGTAAAGCCATaccatgaaaaaaatataaatacgaaaatttgACAGTGTGTAAGTATGTTATCAGTGCCAAAGAGCCATGGAGATAAGGATGTTGGGTGTGAGACTGACGGACCAAATAAGGAACTCAGAAATAAGGAAAAGAACCAAAGTTACCGACATACATTGCATCGACCATCTGAAGTGGGGCTGGACAGGTCATATGCTGCGATGTCAGTCAAATAAATGGAATAAACAGATAACCCACTGGTATCCCAGAAATGGTCAATGAAAGCGAGGTCGCCTTATAACAAGGTGGAAAGACGAGCTAAGCCTAACATTGGGATCTAACTGGACAAGAGTGGCTTTAGACAGACACCAGTTGGAGGAGGCCTTTGCCAAAAGGCACACTGAGCTCAGAGATATTTTATAGGATTTTTTTCAATCGAAACTTGATCTGAGCTCAGTAACAGATGTATGTTATCAAGCACAcaaaatcaattcaaaatCTATTATTGTGTAGTTACACAgagtattaatataaacaaactataccctattcatcttggactaaattggatataaatataaataattaatcagcATTAAACCAAGATGAAAATCTGCTTGActgaaatttagtatatacatagatagaATGTGACTTGAAATAGTACATAGtttccttcttcttcttgaccttatccaactcatgtggggtcggcaaaCAAACATGGGGTACTTGTTATCCCATAAATCCAACTGTGAAGCCCGAGGCCTCGTGGCATAGTCAACGAATAGATTTTGATTTCCAGGTAAATACAGTTGGCACATTCAATGTAATACGTCTGGCAGCAGGAGTGATAGGCAAGAATGCACCAGATGAGAACGGACAAAGAGGGGTCATAGTCAACACAGCGTCAACCATAGCTTTCGAAGGAGATATCGGACAGTTTGCCTACGCGGCCTCCAGTGCAGCAGTCGTTGGCATGACGTTACCGATTGCAAGAGAATTCGCATCACAAGGAATAAGGGTTATGACTATAGCACCAGGTaatgtgtatattatattacgttAATTAGCTGCTCCGCATTTCATTATGTGTTTGTAACGCCTTATTTGCATGAGAGTTGGAGAAATCAAgcgtttttaaaaacaaaactttaactatgttttgtttttaaaaacgctaaaaaaataataaaaaacaaaaaaacaatgtaaaaagTAAGCAAAAGTCTGAAGATTCGGCTGCGACTTAACATCCGGCTGCCTGTttgtcaaccctctttggaaatgctattgttatctATCAGTTGCATTCACGGGAGGATGAGTGGTGGACCAACGACAAGCCACGACAAAGTTGTGGAGTTACTAATACGTAGCCAACATTTtccatacatattatcacgTCTCATTCCCATACAGGGCAGAGACTTCGGCATTCCACTTGTCACGATCCTGACAAATCTCACTCGCTTCTTCTAAACTCATTATTCTCTTCTAAGAAGCGAGTGAGATTAGTCAGGATCGTGACAGgtggtaatattaaaatgcatgAAGATTCATGCCCTCCCATGTTTCTAAAATCTCTTTACgatcttctttttcttcttgaccttatcccactcatcgtgggataaggtcaagaatcATCGTGGGGTCAtcgtggggtcggcacagtatgtaaatttcttccatttcgttctgtccCATTGACACTACTTTCCTGTTCATACCATCCTTGACACACTGTATCCAattcttcttaggtcttcctctattcctggaaccctttatttccatctttaatgccatttgagtgacgtgattttcatctcttcttaaaatatgcccgCACCAGCCTAACCTATAACTACGTAATTTCTCATTTATTGGTGCTACTTTCATACTTCCTTTTACTCATCATAAAATCTCTTACGATATgagtaataatattgtatagcAGCTACAATTTATTCCAGGTACATTCGACACTCCGCTATTATCATACTTACCAGAGAAGATGTTACATTTTCTATGCAGAATGACTCCATTCCCGTCTCGACTGGGCAGGCCAGAGGAGTTCGCACAACTGGTCACCAGTATACTAGAGAATCCAATGTTGAACGGAACAGTGATACGATTAGATGGCGCTCAGAAATGGTTCCCGCTTTAATTAGCTTTAAGActgattatatatttgttaagtaGTTATTcttgtcttttatttattatccaatGGTAATTACCACGTGGGCCGTACgcatgtttgtctgtttggtaatatataaaaaaatcatgacaaTCACTATGTTTTTCAGTAACTACtctttacaagcttttattcaaaaacaaaatgccTAATCGTAGTTTGTAATCAGTTTAGATTACATTGTCCAATTCTGATCCAGACCCACTTTGctacttatttacatacaatatattacTCGGCTGAAAGGAGTAACGGTCAAATGAAATGTTcgtgcaattaaaaaaaatatattcttccTAATCCTATCTATACTgtgtaaaatacaatttataaaatataacttgaatcTTATGTCAGCAGGATGAACCGATACATTGGAAATGAGAGCGTCAGAGTGTATTAATTTCATACTATTTGACATCTGTCATAggactatattttacaaagtataatgttattaatgtgaaagtatatttatttgttacctcttcactcattatctactcaaccaaactTCTTGAACTTTGCATACGTTTGAAGaaggaaaaggacatagggtatctttcattccggaaaacaCACTGTTCACGTGGAGATTCACGAGGGCGAAACCAAGCGCAAAAGATAGTAATGTATTTGATACAGAACACCTACTGTTTAACTCGACTTACAACTGGTCTTAAGATTGATCTCAAGTAGCGGTCACAATGGCAGCcgcaataaaattgat
Encoded proteins:
- the LOC128678034 gene encoding 3-hydroxyacyl-CoA dehydrogenase type-2-like isoform X2 is translated as MKCVNVNTVGTFNVIRLAAGVIGKNAPDENGQRGVIVNTASTIAFEGDIGQFAYAASSAAVVGMTLPIAREFASQGIRVMTIAPGTFDTPLLSYLPEKMLHFLCRMTPFPSRLGRPEEFAQLVTSILENPMLNGTVIRLDGAQKWFPL
- the LOC128678034 gene encoding 3-hydroxyacyl-CoA dehydrogenase type-2-like isoform X1, whose protein sequence is MLKGMVSLVTGGASGLGKATVERLIKNGGKVVVLDIQVTRAHEVAKRLGSNVLVSPGCVTSEDDVKKAIDLAKTQFGCLNTVVNCAGHSETHQIYNFNKDQSCDIDGFMKCVNVNTVGTFNVIRLAAGVIGKNAPDENGQRGVIVNTASTIAFEGDIGQFAYAASSAAVVGMTLPIAREFASQGIRVMTIAPGTFDTPLLSYLPEKMLHFLCRMTPFPSRLGRPEEFAQLVTSILENPMLNGTVIRLDGAQKWFPL